A single region of the Gopherus evgoodei ecotype Sinaloan lineage chromosome 3, rGopEvg1_v1.p, whole genome shotgun sequence genome encodes:
- the INSM1 gene encoding insulinoma-associated protein 1, whose product MPRGFLVKRNRRVTPISYRVRCGQEGEPELLLFAGRQQLCSPLLPSAGPDPAAPTAPREPPLPPHKPVQFGTPEAVCQALYSPTRPVSKEHEKKSLERSFNLGSPVSAESFPTPAVPSTMDPLLFAPAELKLWASSSSSPAETSGPQRSTQSGPHRDTHCSTQGPQSGTHCSAQGVPSSTQSATLCSGQTSAGTRSLSALLPASSARPQPKRLPAGSEPGKHKPPAAKKAKAIRKLNFEDEVTTSPVLGLKIKEGPVEPPRARGAGGPGPRPLGEFICQLCKEEYADPFALAQHKCSRIVRVEYRCPECDKVFSCPANLASHRRWHKPRPAPSAPPPPAKAPEEQLQPKEAGGSSSERDTPSPGSGGGGSESGSEEGLYECPTCARRFRRQAYLRKHLLGHEPGPGPERTSPEESPGPGAPTASECHLCPVCGETFPSKGDQERHLRLLHSAQVFPCKYCPATFYSSPGLTRHINKCHPSENRQVILLQLPVRPAC is encoded by the coding sequence ATGCCCCGAGGGTTCCTGGTGAAAAGGAACCGGAGGGTCACGCCGATCTCCTACCGGGTCCGCTGCGGCCAGGAGGGCGAGCCCGAACTGCTGCTGTTCGCCGGccgccagcagctctgctctccactcctcccctctgCCGGCCCCGATCCAGCGGCCCCCACCGCGCCCCGGGAGCCGCCGCTGCCGCCCCACAAGCCCGTGCAGTTCGGCACCCCAGAGGCCGTGTGTCAGGCGCTGTACAGCCCCACCCGGCCCGTCAGCAAGGAGCACGAGAAGAAATCCTTGGAGCGCAGCTTCAACCTGGGCTCGCCGGTCTCCGCAGAGTCCTTCCCGACCCCGGCGGTGCCCAGCACCATGGACCCGCTGCTCTTCGCCCCGGCCGAGCTCAAACTGtgggcctcctcctcctccagccccgcGGAGACCAGCGGCCCCCAGCGCAGCACCCAGAGCGGCCCCCACAGGGACACCCACTGCAGCACCCAAGGGCCCCAGAGCGGCACCCACTGCAGCGCCCAGGGCGTGCCCAGTAGCACCCAGAGCGCCACTCTCTGCAGCGGCCAGACGAGCGCCGGCACTCGCAGCCTgtccgccctgctgcccgcctcCTCCGCCCGCCCACAGCCCAAGCGGCTCCCCGCCGGCTCGGAGCCCGGCAAGCACAAGCCCCCGGCCGCTAAGAAAGCCAAAGCCATCCGCAAGCTGAACTTCGAGGACGAGGTGACCACGTCGCCGGTGCTAGGGCTGAAGATCAAGGAGGGGCCGGTGGAGCCGCCCCGGGCGCGGGGAGCGGGCGGGCCGGGCCCGCGGCCGCTGGGCGAGTTCATCTGCCAGCTGTGCAAGGAGGAGTACGCCGACCCCTTCGCCCTGGCGCAGCACAAGTGCTCGCGCATCGTGCGCGTGGAGTACCGCTGCCCCGAGTGCGACAAGGTCTTCAGCTGCCCGGCCAACCTGGCCTCGCACCGCCGCTGGCACAAGCCGCGGCCGGCCCCCAGCGCCCCGCCGCCGCCCGCCAAGGCGCCcgaggagcagctgcagcccaaGGAGGCCGGAGGCAGCAGCAGCGAGCGGGACACGCCCAGCCCcggcagcggcggcggcggctcggAGTCCGGCTCCGAGGAGGGGCTGTACGAGTGCCCCACCTGCGCCCGCCGGTTCCGCCGCCAGGCCTATCTCCGCAAGCACCTGCTGGGCCACGAGCCGGGGCCCGGTCCGGAGCGGACCAGCCCGGAGGAAAGCCCCGGCCCCGGCGCGCCGACCGCTAGCGAGTGCCACCTGTGCCCGGTGTGCGGGGAAACCTTCCCCAGCAAGGGCGACCAGGAGCGGCACCTGCGCCTGCTGCACTCGGCGCAGGTCTTCCCCTGCAAGTACTGCCCGGCCACCTTCTACAGCTCGCCCGGTCTCACCCGCCACATCAACAAGTGCCACCCCTCGGAGAACCGGCAGGTCATCCTGCTGCAGCTGCCCGTGCGCCCCGCCTGCTAA